The following are from one region of the Stigmatella ashevillena genome:
- a CDS encoding YihY/virulence factor BrkB family protein, translating to MVLPGKGMSWKEFFKSLKDEYMRDKVGDVAGALTFSAILAIFPFLLFLVSLASVIIDPAQAEQLIQELSRVAPKEVVSILGDRLHALAASNNVGLLTLGGVGAVWAASGGMVALMTALNTAYGVEESRPFWKVRGVALLVTLVTAAISILAAAAAVVTPALAEKVGGPFPTLVTWLRLPVAGIMMMFVWALLYYALPDVKQRFRFITPGSVAGVLIWLIASWGFSQYVANFGSYDANYGAIGGVIVLLMWMWISSQVILIGAEINAILEHRSPEGKSPGQKELDEAGPTVTKTEAENQGAQLPGSTEFRPQVEPPVALGPMPLKDTPLVSAAKWAAGLGLGIFLLRRGTRSS from the coding sequence ATGGTGCTCCCAGGCAAAGGGATGAGCTGGAAAGAGTTCTTCAAGTCCCTGAAGGACGAGTACATGCGGGACAAGGTGGGGGACGTCGCTGGAGCGCTGACGTTCTCGGCGATTCTGGCCATCTTCCCGTTCCTTCTCTTTCTCGTCTCGCTGGCCAGCGTCATCATCGATCCCGCCCAGGCCGAACAGCTGATCCAGGAGCTGTCGCGGGTGGCGCCCAAGGAGGTGGTGTCCATCCTCGGGGATCGTCTCCATGCCTTGGCGGCCAGCAACAACGTGGGGCTGCTGACGCTGGGTGGCGTGGGTGCCGTCTGGGCGGCCTCGGGGGGCATGGTGGCGCTGATGACGGCGCTCAACACGGCCTATGGCGTGGAGGAGTCGCGCCCCTTCTGGAAGGTTCGCGGCGTGGCCCTGCTGGTGACGCTGGTGACGGCGGCCATCTCCATTCTCGCGGCGGCGGCAGCGGTGGTGACGCCGGCCCTGGCCGAGAAGGTGGGAGGGCCGTTCCCGACGCTCGTCACCTGGCTGCGCCTGCCCGTGGCGGGGATCATGATGATGTTCGTCTGGGCGCTGCTCTACTACGCCCTGCCGGACGTCAAACAGCGCTTCCGCTTCATCACCCCTGGCTCCGTGGCGGGTGTCCTCATCTGGTTGATCGCCTCGTGGGGCTTCTCGCAGTACGTGGCGAACTTCGGCAGCTACGATGCGAACTACGGGGCCATCGGCGGCGTCATCGTGCTGCTCATGTGGATGTGGATCTCCTCGCAGGTCATCCTGATCGGCGCCGAGATCAACGCCATCCTCGAGCACCGCTCTCCCGAGGGGAAGTCCCCGGGGCAAAAGGAGCTGGACGAGGCGGGCCCGACGGTGACGAAGACCGAGGCGGAAAACCAGGGGGCGCAGCTGCCCGGCTCCACGGAGTTCCGTCCCCAGGTGGAGCCCCCCGTTGCCCTGGGACCCATGCCCCTCAAGGACACCCCGCTGGTGTCCGCCGCCAAGTGGGCGGCGGGCTTGGGGCTGGGCATCTTCCTGCTGCGCCGGGGAACCCGCTCCAGTTAA